DNA from Tripterygium wilfordii isolate XIE 37 chromosome 4, ASM1340144v1, whole genome shotgun sequence:
TTGATTTATTTTCCACCAAAGCTGTCAGAGTCGGTCACCGAACCCAGGGTCAATGTAAGTTGAGAGTACATTATTGTCTGGGAGAAAAAGCTGATTGTTGATCTCCTTTAGGCATGTGCCTAGCACACGATCTATTCTTACAGTTGCAGACCCAAGCGAAGCCAATGGCAGTTCAGCGGATGAGGGCCTTGCAGGAAAAATCAATGTAgttttaatcaatcaatcaatgtaGTTTTAATCATTGAAGTTCAGAGTCAGTTCACCAAGTCTGTAGGATCGTAATactaataaacaaactagataTTTGGGTTTAAAACTGCAGTCACTTCCACTACTGCGAGCCCTTAACTAAATGATTCGGGCTTTGTGTTGTGTGAATGTGAtagagaatcccacatcgaaaaatgATAGATTTAAAGTCTAATTTATAAAAGAGTACATACCTCCTATTAGATTTGATACAATTTAGTGCAACCTAAACCCAACTCAGATTAGTTAAGATTGAGTTGATTAATTTTTACCCTAACCATACCCGATCGGATCGGATCTTGCCTAACTTAACTCAATAATTGTTAAATGCAAATATATTAATCAATGTTGAAGGACACAAAGTTAATCCTTGATTCAACAAGGGTTCAAATTGGATGTTTGACATTTGACATCACCgaccttaaaaaaatattttgtggtAATTGAGAATGACACCATACGATCATTAGATCCGTGcgcaaaaaaaaatgtcatctgACGATTGGGTAAAACTCTACACGTGACCGAAAGGGTATTACTTGgtgggaataaaaaaaaaaagaattctgtCATTCTTAAATTGCAAGCTAATTCGTTCAACTTTTTGTTGCCTTAATTTAATGGTAGAGCACTGGAGATAATCCATAGCTTATATTATCCAAAATTGGATCACCAAAAACAACCTGAGAAATGATTGGTTAAAAGAGTTTGAGAGATAAGAAGGGGGGTAGGAAGGAGGAATAAAAATTAGGATTGgaggatgaaaaggaagagacaGAGCATTGGATGGGTGGAGATGCCTTCATAGTTGATATGCTCTTCTGGATTTGACACATGTCACCTTTCTCTCACTTTACACACTCTCTCTTgtctctttttatttatttatttaattttttatttgcccATGtctgtctttgtttttttttttttccttcccttctctttcttctccacTGAGTTTCTTGCTTGCTCTTCCAACTCTCAAAAAACAAGCACCCACAAACATTGctattaatatattttctttaaagaaaaagaatcagCAGAACAAGTGCTAGTGATTACATGTAAAAGCTGACCCTGTTATGCTTTTCAATTGGTAAGTACAACCATATAATCAATCTTGTTTCTTTTGGTTGTTTAtggttctttttttgtttccattgagaGAGGGAGTGGGAACAGAGGGAGTTGACAATGTTTAGGTAGTGGCTTTTTGTTCTCCTTCCGTCcttttaccttcttttttttcttttctttattatgCTGATTAATTGTGACAATTATTTGAGAGACCAGAGGCTGTGACTGGTTGCCTCAGATCCAGGGAACTGTCAAAGTAATATGCAAAAAAGGGACCATCTTTGTTAGGGTTTTCCTGTGATTCCTTTGGGAGTTTAGCTTTCTGGGTGTTCTTTCTCATGACCCCATgtatttctctttctttcttgtgttaAAAGATAAGGAGTTAGTTCCAagtatttatttttgatttattttgtcttatattttatggatttgaagttattTTGTGGCTCACTGTAGTTGATGGAAGTAAGTAGAGAAGATTCCAGATTGTAGTTTCCTCTAATTGGAAGTTTGAATCCACTGTTGTTGACCAGATCTGACTGTTCATATCCCTTTCACAACCTTTTCAGTCGCCTATGCCTTGCATCTCATGATTCTGCTTCCTCTTCTGGTAAGATTGAGTTGTTTCCCAAGGCATGGGAATTAGTACCCTTCACATTCTAAGATCATTCTTTATAAGACAAGAGGGTTGATAAATTAGTTGAATAATGACAGCGTGTGTGATTTTAGAGGCCTTCGAGGGTAACTTTTTCTACTGCCCAGATAAGGCTTTTGATGGAGGAGATGCCTCCTGCGGTCGCAGTGCCATTTAGAATAAGTAATTCAGTCTGTGATAATCCATCCTTAGCTAACCATATGGATATCACAAGACTTAAGCTGATGGCAAACACGAGCGGGTTGTTATCTGGTTCTGTAACTGAGGTTTCTTCTGCTGGGGATGAAGATGGTATTTGTGATTTAGATAATGGAGTTACTGATTCTGCTGAGACTGTGTTGGAAGAGGAGAGGGAAGGGGAAGAACCTTTGTTGGATATGATCTCTGAAAACAAAAGCAATTGGGTTGCTAGTGCACATGTGATAATCCGGGAAAGTGAGGATGATGATTCCTTATCATTGGAGGCTGATCAGATTCTTGAGAGCTCTTGCTCCCTTTCGGTGGCAAGTGACACAAGCAGCTTATGTGGAGAGGATTTCTTGACATTTGATGCTAGTTCTGAGGTTGGAATGCCTAGTTCCATTGAAATTGAAAAGAGCGTTTGCAGTGTCGATATAATCACAAAGGCCAATAGTGTTCGTGCTTCAAATTGTGAGGCAGATATTGTGAGTGATTCCCTTGCTGTGGGAGTAAGCCTTGGAGAAGATGTTGGAGATGGGCCTGATCCAAAGCCATCTGCAGTTGCTCTTCAATTGTCCCTGGAGAGACAGGCGAGTGGCACAATTGGACGCAGTGTTTTTGAAGTTGAGTATGTTCCACTTTGGGGATTCACATCCCTATGTGGAAGAAGGCCTGAGATGGAAGATGCAGTTGCGACTATGCCTCAATTTATGAAAATTCCTATCCAAATGCTAATTGGTGATCGCATAATTGATGGCATGAGTACGCTCTTGACTCAGCAGACTGCTCATTTCTTTGGAGTATATGATGGTCATGGTGGCTCTCAGGTATTCTTCTTATTGTTTATGGTTTCTTGAGCTGTTATATTGTTACGCGCTTGTACTTCATGTTTCCCGGAGGTGAAATCCTTGCGTGTAGTTTGTTAATTTTAAATTTCCCATGTTTCCTTTTTAAGGTTGCAAACTATTGTCGTGATCGCGTCCATTCTGCCTTGGCTGAGGAGATAGAGTTTGTTAAGCAATCCCTAAATGATGGGAGCACGAAGGTTAGTTGCCAAGAGCAATGGAGAAAAGCATTCACCAATTGTTTTGTTAAGGTAGATGCTGAAGTGGGAGGAAAAGCCAATAATGAACCTGTTGCCCCGGAGACTGTGGGGTCAACTGCTGTTGTTGCCATCGTCAGTTCATCTCATATAATTGTAGCAAACTGTGGAGATTCAAGAGCTGTTCTATGTCGTGGAAAAGAACCAATGGCATTGTCAGTGGATCATAAAGTAATAGCGCTCAAATCATGGTCTTGCATTTTTCTTAATTAGCTGTTACTAGTGAGAAATTATTATCActtttttacattttgtttataAATTCTTCCAGCCAAATCGAGAAGATGAATATGCTAGAATTGAAGCCGCTGGAGGCAAGGTTATACAATGGAACGGGCATCgtgtttttggtgttcttgcCATGTcaaggtctattggtatgtGTTCCTTCATAATAAACTTTTCTTTTGAATGCATTCAAGTAGTACCTTCGGCATGAGTGCTATATCAACACAGTTCAGAAACTTCAATGTGGGGTGTacaatttttccttttctttcgctgttcttttttccctatatgttttctttctttcttcttttagtaatatttattattttggatTAAAGAGGTTATACTATGATCCTAGTAAATGAAATCTTCAATTTACTTGCTGGTGATCTGGTGGTAAAAGCTTGTGCGATCACTGTGTTAGGAGATTGGTGTCAAATTTGAGGAGGTTGCTTTTTCAGGCTGTAAATAGGATTAGCTACATTTAGTGTACAATCCGTAGGTAATACCTACTGAAagggttggaacttggaagacgACGACAAACTAAATTCTGATTTTCCAGAAAGGTAATCTGAATATTGTAATTTCTAAGGTCCCTGCTATCCCATGTACTATGAAGAAGAGTTCTTAAATAAGAAGTATAGCTAATTCCTTATCTGCTCCATTGATAGGCATGGATAGTGCCTAGAGCACAAGAGCACCATGTAAATGGAACAATTCCTGAAAGGGCGTATATTATGTTGACCCTCCCTTGCCCAGTTGCCCCTGCACGTGGGTGTTTGTGAGTGTGAGGTGAACATACGACTCCTGGGTTAGATCTACCCAACTATAGCAGCACCATATAAAAGGGCAAACTCAGAACTTTCTCTAAAATGGAAGTCTCTTTCAGAATATTTATATCTCTGTTTAATTTAGTGACCCTGATATAGGATATGGTATGTGTTTGATTTATGTAAAGCATGGCATTAGGTTTATTCTGACGTTTTGTATCGCATGATTGGTTGTTTCAAACAATAATTACAATTCAGTGGACATGAGCATGATCCGAGTATGCTTGGTACTTCTTGAACGGGCTTGGAGGATACCACTTTCCTTGATTACTCCTTGTCTCATCCTGGTTGTTTCTCATGATCACAATGGTATTGGAGTTAAGATTATAAAAAACAAATCTGCTTCTGTATTGCAGGTGATAGATATTTGAAACCATGGATTATTCCAGATCCAGAAATCACATTTATTGCTCGGGCAAAAGATGATGAGTGCCTCATTCTGGCCAGTGATGGTTTGTGGGATGTGATGACAAATGAAGAGGCGTGTGACCTGGCTCGCAAACGAATACTAGTCTGGCACAAAAAGAACGGAGTTACACTTCCCCGCAAAATGGGCGATGGGATCGATCCTGCTGCTCAAGCAGCAGCAGAGTATCTATCAAACCGCGCTCTTCAAAAAGGAAGCAAGGACAACATCACTGTGATTGTGGTGGATCTGAAACTTCAGAGAAAATTGAAGACCAAAACATGATAATTTCTTCAACTGCGGGTTCATGTGATCCAATTTAGTAATGCCCATCTTATTTTTGCACCTGGGCTCGTGGCTAAATGAAAATAGTAGTATGTATTTATTATAGAACAGGAATCATTCAAGTACCTTTTTTTTCTGTGTTTGTTTTTATAAGCCATGCAGTGTTATGGCCTGGCCGTGTAAATCTTCTGTGTTTGTTTTAGGAATAGGAGATCCCGACAGTTCCCTGCATTTGGTGATATATGCCAATTGTATTCGATGTACCCTCCCGAGTGAAGAGGCTCTGCGAGGTGCGTACTTCCAACTATAAATGTAATGTGTTGGCAGATTTAATGGATAGACCGACTTGTACCCCCGACTAAAGAGGCTCCGTGAGGTGCGTACTTCCAACCATAAATGTGTTGGCAGATTTAATAGATGGACCGACTTGTAGCCCTGTTTTTATGGCTATTTTACTTGGGTAAATATGACTACAGAGGATCTCAAGAGCTTAGAAATAGATAGTAGCATCATTAACTCAAATAAAACATGAATATTAAACATCAACCAAGTATGATGAGTCTAggattattctttattttataatctCACTCTCTTTTTGGCTCATTAGGAGGTATTTAAACTTGTCATAAAAGTAACAAAGGAAAGCAAAGCAGGTGAGCAAAAGTGAATCCTAATATTTCCTGTACGCCAACTCTTTCAAGGCTTCAGCAAGCTCTTTCTCATTCTGCACACTCTCAACCCAATTCGCATTAATGTGTACCCACTCAATACTCTGCTTCAATGTCCTAGCAATTGAAGGCCTGCTCCGACTTGCAAAGAACTCCTCGACCTCATTAGCCTTCTCAAATGAAGCAAACTATTGGATGAAACGAGTAGAAACAATTAACAACGAACCATTATATACATTAATTGAGAGTTAACCCAAGGGAAATATTCATGATGAAAATCGAACAAAAGAGGTTGGACAAACCGGTGAAACAACTGCACTGACGAAGCGAGTTATTAGAAATCCTGATCCCCAAGTTTTAGAGATGTGATCCCAGTTTTCCTGTTTTTCGATCAAATAAAAGGTTAGCcaaggaaggggaaaaaaaaaaacagacctGGAGAAATGTAAACCAAGTATTTCAATCAATGTACCCTAAAATACTAAATACAAACAGCTTGTAGAACTGTACGACAATTGCCCAAAATTGCAAcatctttcttatttttcatttttttgaccCTAAGTGTAGCTTGTTGCAAAAATTTTCCACCACCAAGCATGAAAAGGTTGTCGGTTCAACTTGTAAGACACCTTTGCATACTTCCTATTGCAAACAGAACCTATGTCATGAAAAGGATCCGAACAAACCCTTTCAAAAACCAAAGACCTCTCTACTTCTGCAGCCAATCTTACTTCCCACAAACAGATAGCATGCCTATATTAAAATCAATTTCATTACCCTGTTACAATCATATTCCTACATCATACCTGTACTAAAACTTaaatcttttttccttcttaaatTCACGTTTCTGTAATCACCACACCTTCCTCattgttgtaacttgtaaggtAACCTCGCCTACGGCATAATATGACGTTTTATACGCCAGTATAGAGTAATATTTTACCTTCAGCCAAGCCCAAGCTGTCTCTCGACCTTCCCTTCCAACAGCAAGTCCAAAAACAGCATCTTGACTACGGACCTTGATTCATTCAAATAAACTCAGTAGcattgaggatgaagatattATACTTTTGCATCTTCGTTTCAACGTTTCAAATTGATAAGGGTAGATCTAAACAATTCAAGCATACCTCAGAAGACAACATAAAGTTGAGAACTTCAAGTACTATGTTAGGATCTGGACAAGAAGCTAATGAACCTGCAAGgcaaagagagaaatgtaaaTGTCGCTTTCAAATATAACATTTACAATAATCAATATCAATTCCACAAAATTTTCATTACTTAGAATGCGTGTTTTCTCCTGACTTAGATCGGTCTCTCGATACACCCTCAGAAGAGATTCATAGTATGATTTGTTTGATGCATTAACCTTTTGCATTACAGCCACATACACTGCCTGCACACAGAATCAATAAGCATTAGGCTGAaattttaagagagagaaattggtATTGGCTTATATTTCACATTCAACAACCTTTCTTATGTCAGGAGGGAGCAGTGGTGTATTTCTGTCATCTAAGAATGCATTAAAGCGCCTACTTGCTTCATTCAGCGTCACATCATGTCCAAGCTGGGCAAGGGCAGTCAAAATTTCTCCTCTCAACATTGAATCCAGATGGCTCTCACCTTCCTTAGCATCCCAACCAAGCTTCCTGTTAAGGAAATTCAAAGATGAGAGAGAATCACAGTGACAAACATGAAACAAAACATTGCATTGCTTTTAGGGACAATGCAATGGGTGTAATTGTGAAAGCTGCAACTAGACCAAACAGCTTTTATCTTTCCATCATAATCAATATCAGAGTTTATTAGACTTGTTTACAATTTATTACTCTAATCTTTAAAAGAAACTTTCCTTTAGTCTTTGGCAAACTTAAAGATGGTCCATACGTTAAAGTTGATTAATAACATTGTCCATTCATCATACCAGAGTTAAATATTAGTCGTTCTTGGATCATTACCACAAAGATATCCACACATGCATATTTTTGTCCGTCTAACATAATACACTAACTTACTCTGCTGAATACTGGAAAAGGCTCATGAAAAATTGTTTGAGGAAGTCCATTAATTCCGGAGTTGCATCTGCCACAATCCTTCCTACTTTATAACTTATCTGTACAAAGGAGGAACCAACATGAGGAGAAGAGGCATGTGAGTAAGAGACACCATAATGGAAAGAAATAGACAAAGATAAGTAAGGTGAATAATACGCTTATCAAATTGGACAACACAATATATTCAGATTCCTCTCTGTAAGCACCCATCAACATAAGCAAAGAGGTCAAAGGCTGCCGGCGAGACATACATAGGGCAAAGGAATCATCCAGAATACCTGAAAAAAGGTTCAAAAGTGTCATTCGCTTTCCATGAAAAGTAGAGTAGCATAATGATTTGAAGAATCCAAATTACCATATCTGTCTGTTGCAGACAAACTATTTCTTTCTATTGCATATCTAATTCTAGCTGCAAGCTCCTCATCATATTTCACCCTATAAAAACCAGCTTGATCCACATTAAGTTTCAACCAGACACTTCTTGTCGCTGGAAGGTCCCCACCAAAAAACTCCTTTATATCACGAGTTTCAGACTTCGTTTGCAATAGAAAATTCTTGCGCACTTCGTATGAGCCACAACATAGAGTTATGGGAACAATCCATTGACCATCTCCCGGGGAACCACTTGACAAGAATTGAGACTGCGATATATCATGTTTAGTTCAAAGAAAATGACAAGAAACAATGCCATAGCAGACTATGCATTTaagtgaaaattttctatttcaactgttaaatcaattgaataacaAAAGTTGATGAGAGAAATCGAGCAGAACAAACCTGTTCAAATTCTAATTTCTGATCTTTGACTTTGACAGATACAACTGGGTACCCTTTTTGCTTTGTCCATGAATTCATTAGCTTATTAACAGGTTCACCAGATCCCTCCTCAAGTGCAGCCCATAAATCTTCCGTCTTTGCATTTTTATAAGCATGCTTTTTAATGTACGAGGCAAGGGACCGCTGCTTGCACATACACATTACATGCAATCAGGCCATGTTAACTCTCTTATAGAAAGGTATTGAATATAAACTggtaaataaaattcaaaaaaagaagataaaagatgCCTAAATATCATATCAATAACTGTGGGGgcaaaaaaaataccaaaaggACCTACAAGTGACATGGCAAGTCATAATTGGAAAAAGTTTACTGTTTCTGGTCGCCAAGAAAGATGTCCCCATAAAGAGGAGGGAGCCTCCAGATAAGGGGACATCACTTTATCTCTTAAAATAGATTCTTTCCCTATGTATCATGGACTAACATAAGCATAGGAGCTTCTCCAGCGGCCAGAAAGGTCGCCAGGTAGTAATGTTAGAGTCTATAGGAGGACGACTCCGTGGACCAAGATTCAAGAAGCACCTTAAAGCTAAGGAAGTTTGCGGCCTAATTATTGTGGGGGTTTTTCCCCCCACAATAACATTTATCGAAAgagaaattaataatatactaAGTTCCACCGAAAAAAGAAGACCAAGATATCAGCATGATCATATTGTTTCCCATGATTTCACTATAGATTTCAAAAGGTAATTTGTACACTAACAACACATATTTCTAAATAAGGATTATACTTTCACAATCTCATGCAAAGATACAATTAATATGCTCTAGGAGATTGTTTAAGCAGTTGCACAAAATTAGATGACAAATTACAAGTATGAACTGTACTCCGCAAATTCAGTTGTAGCCAAGAATAAAAACGCAAAGTTTTTGAGAGATTGAGGCTGTGCCAAGTATCAAGTAGATACATTCTAAATTTTAACATACCTTGTGAGGATGATTCACTAATTCAGAAATGATACATATAATGCTTACTACTTTAAAGATGACTTCTCCAACTCGCACAAGATAGCCATACTTTTACGACAACATCAAAAATTACTCCCTTAAGGAAACTTAAACTTTTCTTCCCTACAACTTAATAAGCAATCTATGGGATTACAAAGTCCATTAACAGAACAAATATGACATAATTTTCATAATGCTTTGACAAcacaaaccatttttttttaactctgcAGTCAACAGAGACAAACCTGAAAGCACTCAGCACCAAGGTAGCTTTGTAGCATACGGATAACAGATGCCCCTTTCCTATAGCTTATGGCATCAAATATCTCATCAATCTCACCGGCATGATTTACTTCCACCTGGAGAAAAAGTCTGATTAAGATCTAAACGATAATTAAAAGAGACATTGTCCAATAAGaaacatcaaacaaactataatcAATGACCAATTACCTCAATCGGATGGGATTCAGCAAGGCCATCCAGTTTAAGACCCGCTGTGGATTCATCGAGAAACTGAGTCCATATTTTCCATTCAGGAAACAAGCCATCAGTCGCTAGATAGCTCACCTAGAACCCATACAATTCATTAACACGTGATATATTCATCAATGAGCACAAAAATGCACAATACAGGTACATAAGAACCCAGAAAGTGTACCCATGTTGCAAAACCCTCATTCAGCCATAAATGTGTCCACCATTCCATTGTTACAAGATTTCCAAACCATTGGTGCGCTAGTTCATGTGCAACAACGGTAGCAACCTTAGGagcaaaaaaatattataattaaacagTTGATATGGTGTAAGTTAAGCCTTATCATTAGGATTGCTAAATAAATCCTGGCAGCCACACTGACACTTTGAAAAGCATATTACCCTTTGCTTGTTGGCAGCTGCAGAATGCTGATCATCGTAAAGCAAAGCAGTCTCACGATATGTAACTAAGCCATAATTTTCCATGGCCCCAGCAGCAAAATCAGGGATTGCAATCATATCCAATTTAGGAAGAGGGTATGGAACAGCAAAGTACCTGAAGAGCATGCAGAATTCATAATGGGGTATAAAGCCCCATTGAGAAAATTATAGCACAACTAGCACGCATAATTAACTCTATATGCCACATTGATAGGTGACAACAGTGGCTAATGATCAAGATTCAAAAGACTTTAAGTGATAGGAAAAATTATTCGCACAACATACTCTTTGTATAGTTCAAGGGTCCTCACAGCAACACTCAGAGCAAATTTCCCTTGGTTTGCCTTTCCAACTTGACAGTATACTCGAACTTTGATCCCTATATGGAAGTATAAAATCATAGCATAAGAAAGAAGCCTTGTGGtattgaaagaaaaattggATATGGATCACAATGGTACCGTCAGATGTAAAATCTTCCACATAATCAAATAAACCAACAACAATCGCCACCAAATATGTAGACATGATAGGTGTCTCTTCATAGGAAACTGTCTTCAGAAGC
Protein-coding regions in this window:
- the LOC119996572 gene encoding protein phosphatase 2C 77-like isoform X1 → MILLPLLIRLLMEEMPPAVAVPFRISNSVCDNPSLANHMDITRLKLMANTSGLLSGSVTEVSSAGDEDGICDLDNGVTDSAETVLEEEREGEEPLLDMISENKSNWVASAHVIIRESEDDDSLSLEADQILESSCSLSVASDTSSLCGEDFLTFDASSEVGMPSSIEIEKSVCSVDIITKANSVRASNCEADIVSDSLAVGVSLGEDVGDGPDPKPSAVALQLSLERQASGTIGRSVFEVEYVPLWGFTSLCGRRPEMEDAVATMPQFMKIPIQMLIGDRIIDGMSTLLTQQTAHFFGVYDGHGGSQVANYCRDRVHSALAEEIEFVKQSLNDGSTKVSCQEQWRKAFTNCFVKVDAEVGGKANNEPVAPETVGSTAVVAIVSSSHIIVANCGDSRAVLCRGKEPMALSVDHKPNREDEYARIEAAGGKVIQWNGHRVFGVLAMSRSIGDRYLKPWIIPDPEITFIARAKDDECLILASDGLWDVMTNEEACDLARKRILVWHKKNGVTLPRKMGDGIDPAAQAAAEYLSNRALQKGSKDNITVIVVDLKLQRKLKTKT
- the LOC119996572 gene encoding protein phosphatase 2C 77-like isoform X2, which gives rise to MEEMPPAVAVPFRISNSVCDNPSLANHMDITRLKLMANTSGLLSGSVTEVSSAGDEDGICDLDNGVTDSAETVLEEEREGEEPLLDMISENKSNWVASAHVIIRESEDDDSLSLEADQILESSCSLSVASDTSSLCGEDFLTFDASSEVGMPSSIEIEKSVCSVDIITKANSVRASNCEADIVSDSLAVGVSLGEDVGDGPDPKPSAVALQLSLERQASGTIGRSVFEVEYVPLWGFTSLCGRRPEMEDAVATMPQFMKIPIQMLIGDRIIDGMSTLLTQQTAHFFGVYDGHGGSQVANYCRDRVHSALAEEIEFVKQSLNDGSTKVSCQEQWRKAFTNCFVKVDAEVGGKANNEPVAPETVGSTAVVAIVSSSHIIVANCGDSRAVLCRGKEPMALSVDHKPNREDEYARIEAAGGKVIQWNGHRVFGVLAMSRSIGDRYLKPWIIPDPEITFIARAKDDECLILASDGLWDVMTNEEACDLARKRILVWHKKNGVTLPRKMGDGIDPAAQAAAEYLSNRALQKGSKDNITVIVVDLKLQRKLKTKT
- the LOC119996571 gene encoding aminopeptidase M1, yielding MDQFSGQPRLPKFAAPKRYEIRLKPDLTACTFGGFVTIDVDVVADTRFIVLNAAELSVNSDSVSFTARGSSKILKPSKIELLQADEILVLEFVDSLPLGIGVLAIGFQGILNDKMKGFYRSTYELNGEKKNMAVTQFEPADARRCFPCWDEPACKATFKLTLDVPSELVSLSNMPVIDEKAEGLLKTVSYEETPIMSTYLVAIVVGLFDYVEDFTSDGIKVRVYCQVGKANQGKFALSVAVRTLELYKEYFAVPYPLPKLDMIAIPDFAAGAMENYGLVTYRETALLYDDQHSAAANKQRVATVVAHELAHQWFGNLVTMEWWTHLWLNEGFATWVSYLATDGLFPEWKIWTQFLDESTAGLKLDGLAESHPIEVEVNHAGEIDEIFDAISYRKGASVIRMLQSYLGAECFQRSLASYIKKHAYKNAKTEDLWAALEEGSGEPVNKLMNSWTKQKGYPVVSVKVKDQKLEFEQSQFLSSGSPGDGQWIVPITLCCGSYEVRKNFLLQTKSETRDIKEFFGGDLPATRSVWLKLNVDQAGFYRVKYDEELAARIRYAIERNSLSATDRYGILDDSFALCMSRRQPLTSLLMLMGAYREESEYIVLSNLISISYKVGRIVADATPELMDFLKQFFMSLFQYSAEKLGWDAKEGESHLDSMLRGEILTALAQLGHDVTLNEASRRFNAFLDDRNTPLLPPDIRKAVYVAVMQKVNASNKSYYESLLRVYRETDLSQEKTRILSSLASCPDPNIVLEVLNFMLSSEVRSQDAVFGLAVGREGRETAWAWLKENWDHISKTWGSGFLITRFVSAVVSPFASFEKANEVEEFFASRSRPSIARTLKQSIEWVHINANWVESVQNEKELAEALKELAYRKY